From Desulfobotulus pelophilus, a single genomic window includes:
- a CDS encoding ABC transporter permease — translation MKAWSQRRTGHLLFRFSGIFLLVFAWYLIARHYSGLVVASPLETLSAAGRLLSDPSFISGHFAVSLKRIALALLFGVLAGGVLGLLAGFSEPLRLMIDPLRWMLMTIPGVVIVVVFMLWFGMGDLMVISITACTIAPVMYINVSQAMSSVDKSLLEMAGIYRFPLSMKLRHIYVMTLAGPFFSAVVIAVGNGIRVVVLAEVLGASNGIGHRLAISRTNLDTPELYALALISMSIVGGIEFFLLKPLKQKYMGRKA, via the coding sequence ATGAAGGCATGGAGCCAACGCCGCACCGGGCATCTCCTTTTCCGGTTCTCAGGAATATTTCTTCTGGTCTTTGCCTGGTATCTCATCGCCCGCCATTACTCCGGCCTTGTGGTAGCCTCACCTCTGGAAACCCTTTCTGCCGCAGGCAGGCTCCTCTCGGATCCATCCTTTATTTCCGGGCACTTTGCCGTAAGTCTGAAACGGATCGCCCTGGCCCTCCTGTTCGGAGTTCTTGCCGGTGGAGTTCTGGGCCTTCTAGCCGGTTTTTCGGAACCCCTGAGGCTGATGATCGACCCCCTCCGCTGGATGCTGATGACCATTCCCGGAGTGGTCATCGTTGTGGTCTTCATGCTCTGGTTCGGTATGGGAGATCTCATGGTCATCAGCATCACAGCCTGCACCATTGCTCCTGTAATGTATATCAATGTATCCCAGGCCATGTCGTCCGTGGACAAATCCCTTCTGGAAATGGCCGGAATTTATCGGTTTCCCCTTAGTATGAAACTGCGCCACATCTATGTCATGACCCTTGCCGGTCCGTTTTTTTCCGCTGTGGTTATTGCCGTGGGAAACGGAATCCGGGTGGTGGTACTGGCCGAGGTACTCGGAGCCAGCAACGGCATCGGCCACCGCCTGGCCATTTCCCGTACCAACCTTGACACACCCGAGCTTTACGCCCTGGCCCTTATCAGTATGTCCATCGTCGGAGGAATTGAGTTTTTCCTGCTGAAACCGTTAAAGCAGAAATACATGGGGAGAAAAGCATGA
- a CDS encoding alkaline phosphatase has translation MLNHMRLLLQAMAFCAVMLLASHAMAAKNVVLMISDGMGFGTVMATDYYYGDKPVYASFPEKYFMTTHSAIGDYRPEAGWKVFGAHKLNPTDSAAASTAMATGVKTIPGMIGRNSAGTSIKNIVETAAGQGMTTGLVTSVPISHATPAGMVAHVLSRNQYEDIAQEMLYASDLDVLMGAGHPLYDNNGNLKISGQEYKYVGGEGVFHQLMSEEGLSGKDGRIWHFMDDKADFEALARGDRVHAKVLGLARAATTLQQARPGNRQIVDRSSPNPETPTLAVMSLGALNALSANGKNFFLMVEGGAVDWAAHSNEKGRLIEEQRDFNEAVAAVTDWVENHSSWEETLLIVTSDHECGYLWGSESRRFTPVQDRGAGNMPEMAFHSDGHSNLPVPLYVKGEGVSGLLKSFVDGRDSYLAGLIAAFDPDFTGEYIDNTDLFLFMNQWISEEKGSHGKGLWLKGDLHAHSLYSDGNAPLAAVIREAEARGFDFFSLTDHDSYLFDRGIYEDIFPAHWEDRDHVSRSMQLLYGVEWTSARGHANVWAAAPFDYGPLWQANDELNATAALYGAHRGQALFSINHPAAVFCCPWKYDVDHLVDTVEVWNSMYRFPNFNVWASHPFWDAQLIQGRRLTAVGGSDTHKLSAYASGLAAKVEASLFGLGNPTTWVYAEERSPEAILAAIRKGHVTLSHAPDKERLELLADRDGDGYFETIMGDNIVRTDTAPVTFRLQVHNPESAGRFAKPAVEELDVDRLMALVSGETDWKTLALRLQKKGSYLACILKNGILHRAWILSGGASEVLFTDTPSGRGRTYYRAQLLGSPENRLAERLLHGRVTAITNPIYINFPVR, from the coding sequence ATGCTGAACCATATGCGCCTTCTGTTGCAGGCCATGGCTTTTTGTGCGGTCATGCTGCTGGCATCGCATGCGATGGCGGCAAAAAACGTGGTTCTTATGATCAGTGATGGCATGGGGTTTGGAACGGTGATGGCAACGGATTATTATTATGGTGATAAACCCGTTTATGCCTCATTTCCTGAAAAATATTTCATGACAACTCACAGTGCCATCGGTGACTACAGGCCGGAGGCAGGATGGAAGGTGTTCGGAGCCCACAAACTGAATCCCACGGATTCCGCGGCGGCTTCCACAGCCATGGCTACGGGAGTGAAAACCATTCCCGGCATGATAGGCAGGAACTCTGCTGGTACCAGCATCAAAAATATTGTGGAGACAGCCGCAGGTCAGGGTATGACCACGGGTCTTGTTACCTCGGTTCCCATCAGCCATGCCACACCTGCGGGGATGGTGGCCCATGTGCTTTCGAGGAACCAATACGAAGATATTGCTCAGGAGATGCTGTATGCCAGTGACCTGGATGTGCTCATGGGCGCAGGTCACCCCCTGTACGACAACAATGGCAATCTGAAAATTTCAGGCCAGGAATATAAATACGTGGGCGGTGAAGGGGTCTTTCACCAGCTGATGAGCGAAGAGGGGCTTTCCGGCAAGGATGGTCGCATCTGGCATTTCATGGATGACAAAGCGGATTTTGAGGCTTTGGCCAGAGGTGATCGGGTGCATGCCAAAGTGCTGGGGCTTGCAAGGGCCGCGACCACCCTGCAGCAGGCACGACCCGGCAACAGGCAGATTGTGGACAGATCCAGCCCCAACCCTGAAACTCCAACCCTTGCCGTGATGAGTCTGGGGGCTTTGAACGCCCTTTCCGCAAACGGGAAGAATTTTTTTCTCATGGTGGAAGGGGGCGCTGTGGACTGGGCGGCCCATAGCAACGAAAAGGGACGGCTGATAGAAGAACAACGGGATTTCAACGAGGCCGTTGCCGCCGTGACGGACTGGGTGGAAAACCACAGCAGCTGGGAGGAAACCCTCCTCATTGTCACATCGGATCACGAATGCGGCTATCTCTGGGGATCGGAAAGTCGCCGTTTCACACCGGTACAGGATCGCGGGGCCGGGAACATGCCGGAGATGGCCTTTCACTCCGATGGTCACAGCAACCTGCCCGTTCCCCTGTACGTGAAAGGAGAAGGGGTTTCCGGCCTGCTGAAAAGCTTTGTGGATGGCAGGGACAGCTATTTGGCAGGGCTGATTGCAGCCTTTGATCCGGATTTCACGGGAGAGTACATCGACAACACGGATCTCTTTCTTTTCATGAACCAGTGGATTTCGGAAGAGAAGGGCAGTCATGGAAAAGGCCTGTGGTTGAAAGGGGATCTCCACGCCCATTCCCTTTACAGCGACGGCAACGCCCCTCTGGCTGCGGTGATCCGGGAAGCCGAAGCAAGGGGTTTTGACTTTTTCAGTTTGACGGATCACGACAGTTATCTTTTTGATCGTGGTATCTATGAGGACATCTTTCCGGCGCACTGGGAGGATCGGGACCATGTGTCCCGCAGCATGCAGCTCCTTTACGGCGTGGAATGGACATCGGCCAGGGGGCACGCCAATGTCTGGGCGGCGGCCCCCTTTGATTATGGTCCCCTGTGGCAGGCCAATGACGAGTTGAATGCCACGGCAGCCCTTTACGGAGCGCATCGGGGACAGGCCCTTTTTTCCATCAACCATCCTGCGGCGGTGTTCTGCTGCCCCTGGAAATATGATGTGGATCATCTGGTGGATACGGTGGAGGTATGGAACAGCATGTACCGTTTTCCTAACTTCAACGTCTGGGCCAGCCATCCCTTCTGGGATGCCCAGCTGATTCAGGGCCGGCGCCTCACCGCTGTGGGCGGGTCGGACACCCACAAGCTTTCCGCATACGCATCCGGTCTTGCGGCAAAGGTGGAAGCTTCCCTCTTTGGTCTTGGCAATCCCACCACCTGGGTATACGCGGAGGAAAGATCTCCGGAAGCCATTCTGGCGGCCATCAGGAAAGGGCATGTGACGTTGAGCCATGCACCGGATAAGGAACGGCTCGAGCTGTTGGCTGACCGCGACGGAGACGGTTATTTTGAAACGATAATGGGAGATAATATTGTGCGGACAGATACCGCACCGGTCACTTTCCGGCTGCAGGTTCATAACCCTGAGTCAGCAGGACGTTTTGCAAAACCTGCAGTGGAAGAACTTGATGTGGACAGGCTTATGGCCCTTGTCTCCGGAGAGACGGACTGGAAAACGCTGGCCCTCAGGTTGCAGAAAAAAGGCAGCTATCTGGCCTGTATTCTGAAAAATGGCATACTGCACAGAGCCTGGATTCTAAGTGGCGGGGCCAGTGAGGTTCTATTCACCGATACGCCTTCAGGGAGAGGCCGCACCTATTACCGGGCTCAACTCCTCGGCTCTCCGGAAAACCGATTGGCCGAACGTCTTCTGCACGGTCGTGTTACAGCCATTACCAATCCCATTTATATCAATTTCCCTGTACGGTAG
- a CDS encoding TonB-dependent receptor, with product MKLTLNTALAVCSLFLLLHTPVFAGNEPARVLEDMVITASKRESSLDEFAGSISVKDGQFLMDHDIKDISGLTRFIPNVYFKKANSGDAIVTRGISTIDTSLFSPMGLYINDVSYPLAFMQNQLLTDIKRVEVLRGPQGTLYGRNSESGVINVVLEEPGDEIRASASLSAGNYASWNGHASVSGPVMEDSLFLGLSVTGRKSDGFITNEVTGKDNVADEESSSARGTLRWAAGDRFELVTILDGTYRDRGISTLRFEDGPYASGRHKVRSDEKDRTDEKETGGVVKMSWQGDQALFTSITSNRRFTKDFLHDFDRTPVKLGTTDMHIDQDNRSQEFRAASSGNTHHSWLIGLFGYTEDIDTSIALNHVSPLMAKNRVTDSKHEGFAVFGQLTYQITERLKLTGGLRGEYASATGTQTFTSNLGPVTFDEKLSSTEWLPMVAASYVLADNLTAYATCARGWLAGGYNYFSANSQESFGYDPEYTINYEAGIKTNFFDRRLKADLSVFYIDIDDKQIREEVPGGGPGVWRFSNAAKAHSKGIELDVTALPLGNLEVFTSIGLASTEIDTWQGTTDGTPFDYSGNSLPWAPEFTWNVGVGYYMNNGFYGIADVSGAGKQYFDAANTLRDDSHALVNLKLGYALPHMDISFYCHNLLDEKYATKKVKNMQGFTMVEDGEPLTFGLTLSWRL from the coding sequence GTGAAATTAACATTGAATACAGCCCTTGCAGTATGCTCACTTTTCCTGCTGCTCCATACTCCGGTTTTCGCCGGAAATGAACCCGCACGGGTTCTGGAGGACATGGTCATCACCGCAAGTAAGAGGGAATCTTCACTGGATGAGTTTGCCGGCAGTATCAGTGTCAAGGACGGTCAATTTCTTATGGACCATGATATCAAAGACATCTCCGGGCTGACCCGTTTTATCCCCAACGTCTATTTTAAAAAGGCAAACTCAGGAGATGCCATTGTCACCCGGGGTATCTCAACCATAGACACGTCTCTGTTCAGTCCCATGGGCCTGTACATCAATGATGTCTCCTACCCGCTGGCCTTTATGCAGAATCAGCTGCTCACCGACATAAAACGCGTGGAGGTATTACGCGGTCCTCAGGGCACTTTGTATGGCCGCAACAGCGAATCCGGAGTCATCAACGTTGTTCTGGAAGAACCGGGAGATGAAATCAGGGCTTCCGCCAGCCTGTCCGCCGGTAACTATGCCAGCTGGAATGGCCATGCTTCCGTGAGCGGGCCCGTCATGGAGGACAGCCTTTTCCTGGGGCTCTCGGTCACAGGACGCAAAAGTGATGGGTTCATCACCAACGAAGTGACGGGCAAGGACAATGTGGCTGACGAAGAATCTTCATCGGCCAGAGGTACCCTTCGGTGGGCTGCTGGAGATCGATTTGAACTTGTGACCATCCTTGACGGCACCTACCGGGACAGGGGCATCAGCACCCTTCGGTTCGAAGACGGCCCCTACGCATCGGGCAGACACAAAGTCCGGTCCGATGAAAAAGACCGGACCGATGAGAAAGAAACCGGGGGCGTGGTGAAAATGAGCTGGCAGGGAGATCAGGCCCTTTTCACCTCCATCACCAGCAACCGCCGTTTTACGAAAGACTTTCTTCACGATTTCGACCGTACTCCCGTTAAACTGGGAACCACCGACATGCATATCGATCAGGACAACCGGAGTCAGGAATTTCGCGCCGCATCCAGCGGAAACACTCATCACTCCTGGTTGATAGGTCTGTTCGGGTATACCGAAGACATCGATACATCCATCGCCTTAAACCACGTATCCCCCCTGATGGCCAAAAACAGGGTCACAGATTCAAAACACGAGGGATTCGCCGTATTCGGCCAGCTTACCTACCAGATAACGGAGCGGTTGAAACTCACCGGTGGCCTGAGGGGAGAATACGCATCCGCCACAGGCACCCAGACCTTCACCAGCAATCTGGGTCCCGTCACCTTCGACGAAAAACTTTCCAGCACCGAGTGGCTTCCCATGGTTGCGGCCTCTTACGTCCTTGCCGATAACCTGACTGCCTACGCCACCTGTGCCAGAGGCTGGCTTGCCGGAGGATACAACTATTTTTCGGCAAACTCTCAGGAGTCCTTCGGCTACGACCCCGAATACACCATCAATTACGAGGCAGGCATCAAAACAAACTTCTTTGACCGACGACTCAAGGCCGACCTCTCCGTTTTTTACATTGATATTGACGACAAACAGATCAGAGAGGAAGTCCCCGGGGGTGGGCCCGGTGTGTGGCGGTTCTCCAATGCAGCCAAAGCCCACAGTAAGGGGATAGAGCTGGACGTCACGGCGCTGCCCTTAGGCAATCTCGAAGTTTTCACCAGCATCGGCCTGGCCAGCACGGAAATCGATACCTGGCAGGGAACCACCGATGGCACTCCCTTTGATTACTCCGGCAACTCCCTGCCATGGGCACCGGAATTCACCTGGAATGTGGGTGTCGGCTACTACATGAACAACGGGTTTTACGGAATCGCCGATGTATCCGGTGCGGGAAAACAGTATTTTGATGCAGCCAACACCCTGAGGGATGACAGCCATGCCCTCGTCAACCTCAAGCTGGGCTACGCCCTGCCGCACATGGATATCTCCTTTTACTGCCACAATCTCCTTGATGAGAAATATGCCACCAAAAAAGTGAAAAACATGCAGGGCTTCACCATGGTAGAAGACGGTGAACCGCTCACCTTTGGACTGACGCTCAGCTGGAGGCTGTAA
- a CDS encoding class I SAM-dependent methyltransferase — MTFFADKSQNPMASIFEALQAPVRMAVLQTAVETGMADILTQASAPEDIAAAMDTEIHPENLVHFLDSMAGIGLAVKQDGRYVNSEFASTFLRKESPVYLGSLVLNLSRMQHRNIHRIEELVRTGPPPVKQEDCLSKESRWEASVRHLASYQRAGIAALAADIIDTLPESRTASTIMDIGCGPGLMCMEILQRHPGMKGVLFDLPGIIRLAEKEVQKEGMEKRISYIQGDYNTTDFGKGYDIIWASHNLYYVQDFSTFFLRLHAALNDGGVFVSLHEGTSAEGTIPEHVVLSRLSLALEGQNYVFRQKEIANHLRRAGFQSVETSPFVLPVGEVELTIARKEKG, encoded by the coding sequence ATGACTTTCTTCGCAGACAAGTCTCAAAATCCCATGGCCTCCATTTTCGAAGCCCTTCAGGCACCGGTCCGTATGGCCGTCCTCCAAACAGCTGTTGAAACAGGTATGGCCGATATCCTCACTCAGGCTTCCGCACCGGAAGATATAGCCGCCGCCATGGACACAGAAATCCATCCTGAAAATCTGGTTCATTTTCTGGACAGCATGGCAGGTATAGGTCTGGCGGTAAAACAGGATGGTCGATATGTCAATTCGGAATTTGCCAGCACGTTCCTTCGTAAGGAAAGTCCCGTCTATCTGGGGAGTCTGGTCCTGAATCTATCCCGCATGCAGCACCGGAATATCCACCGCATCGAAGAGCTGGTCCGCACAGGACCTCCTCCGGTGAAACAGGAAGACTGTCTCAGTAAGGAAAGCAGATGGGAGGCCTCCGTCCGTCACCTGGCTTCCTATCAGCGGGCTGGCATAGCCGCCCTTGCCGCAGACATTATTGATACCCTTCCGGAATCCAGGACGGCCTCAACCATTATGGATATCGGATGCGGCCCCGGGCTCATGTGCATGGAAATTCTCCAACGTCATCCGGGCATGAAAGGAGTTCTCTTTGACCTGCCGGGCATCATCCGTCTGGCAGAAAAAGAAGTACAAAAAGAGGGCATGGAAAAAAGAATCTCTTATATCCAGGGGGATTATAATACCACGGACTTCGGCAAAGGTTATGACATCATCTGGGCCAGCCACAACCTTTATTACGTTCAGGACTTTTCCACCTTCTTCCTGCGCCTCCATGCAGCCCTCAACGATGGCGGTGTCTTTGTCAGCCTTCACGAAGGTACCTCCGCCGAGGGGACGATTCCGGAGCATGTTGTGCTCTCCAGACTCTCCCTCGCCCTTGAGGGCCAGAACTATGTATTCAGGCAGAAAGAGATTGCCAACCACCTCCGGCGCGCAGGGTTTCAGTCGGTGGAAACATCCCCCTTTGTCCTGCCCGTTGGTGAGGTGGAGCTGACCATCGCAAGAAAAGAGAAAGGATAA
- a CDS encoding YibE/F family protein: protein MHKSRIRSEAFLVGFFFLMTLILFFLPTGFEERKDPNSLRCRGEIVEVDNAFLRQYGMVRTGSQNIVLRVVSGERKGELVNSANHLLGKLDLDRLYQVGDRVLVVLTLEKDTIRHAQVMDHYRLGMQAWLAGSFALLLVAFAGWTGMRALLSFVFTGLVVWKILIPGFLKGWDPMVTALFVVMLLSAAILFLVAGWNRKGFTAFAGCLLGLACTALLALFVAPVFQLHGAIKPFSETLLYTGYAHLDLTRIFLATIIMAASGAVMDLAMDIAASMDEVVSQNPRISRSEAILSGFRVGRAVMGTMSTTLLLAYSSSYLSLLMVFMAQGIPMANMLNLNYVTAEFLNTMLGSFGLLAVAPFTALAGALFLVPGDRTERRRNGIWEKDTREGRGLVSSAAQADAVQA, encoded by the coding sequence ATGCACAAAAGCAGAATCCGTTCCGAAGCCTTTCTTGTAGGCTTTTTTTTTCTGATGACTCTTATCCTGTTTTTTCTGCCAACGGGCTTTGAAGAACGCAAAGATCCGAACTCCCTTCGCTGTAGGGGCGAGATAGTAGAGGTGGATAATGCCTTTTTGCGTCAGTATGGCATGGTGCGTACGGGCAGCCAGAATATCGTGCTGCGCGTTGTTTCCGGGGAGAGAAAGGGAGAGCTTGTGAATTCGGCGAACCACCTCCTCGGAAAACTGGATCTTGATCGCCTGTATCAGGTTGGTGACCGTGTACTTGTGGTGCTGACCCTGGAAAAAGATACAATCCGCCATGCACAGGTCATGGATCATTACCGTCTTGGCATGCAGGCATGGCTGGCGGGGAGTTTTGCTCTTTTATTGGTGGCATTTGCCGGATGGACGGGAATGCGGGCCCTGCTTTCCTTTGTTTTCACAGGTCTTGTGGTCTGGAAAATTCTTATTCCCGGTTTTTTAAAAGGCTGGGACCCCATGGTGACCGCTCTTTTTGTGGTCATGCTGCTCAGTGCGGCCATCCTTTTTCTTGTGGCCGGATGGAACAGAAAAGGTTTTACGGCCTTTGCTGGCTGTCTTCTGGGTCTTGCCTGTACCGCCCTCCTTGCCCTTTTTGTGGCCCCTGTCTTCCAGCTTCACGGAGCCATCAAGCCCTTTTCGGAAACACTATTGTACACAGGTTATGCCCATCTGGATCTCACCCGTATTTTCCTTGCCACCATTATCATGGCCGCTTCGGGTGCGGTGATGGATCTGGCCATGGACATTGCCGCCAGCATGGATGAGGTGGTCTCCCAAAATCCACGGATCAGCCGCAGCGAAGCCATTCTTTCCGGCTTCCGGGTGGGACGGGCTGTCATGGGAACCATGAGTACCACTCTGCTTCTGGCTTACTCCAGCAGCTACCTCTCCCTGCTCATGGTTTTTATGGCTCAGGGTATTCCCATGGCCAACATGCTCAACCTCAATTACGTGACCGCAGAGTTTTTGAATACAATGCTGGGGAGTTTTGGGCTGCTGGCCGTGGCTCCCTTCACCGCACTGGCCGGTGCTTTGTTTTTGGTTCCGGGAGACAGAACAGAAAGGCGGAGGAATGGGATATGGGAGAAAGATACCCGGGAAGGAAGAGGTCTGGTTTCTTCCGCTGCACAGGCCGATGCGGTTCAGGCCTGA
- a CDS encoding ABC transporter substrate-binding protein codes for MTWVLPSRWFSGMTDCRSLLWLLILPWMAVPWPGSTWADDRPVFRISGPPIAESLPFAMMSGMTFDNPAMTVRFIPWNSPDQIRAMIAGGQVEGAIITTASASLFYNRGVRIRLAALFETSLWIVSTADSGDTGLNSLTGTILFPFGHREMPELIFNVLMGPQSSELTRHHTGGALEAVNLLLLGRGHHALLAEPAASLALVRSGEMAAKGVPALIKHLDLRTLWEQKFLGKPLYVSGFAVIGDTLANPAMVHRILLEYEKGLVLMADHPERALAMAQKNFPALAAQSDNGSLPGGNIRITRGQEAFSDTLFFLNKLSEQAPRAMGGPLPGEDFFLVTQ; via the coding sequence ATGACCTGGGTCCTGCCCTCCCGCTGGTTTAGCGGGATGACTGATTGCCGGAGCCTGCTCTGGCTGCTGATTCTGCCATGGATGGCAGTCCCATGGCCCGGCAGCACATGGGCAGACGATCGGCCGGTCTTCCGAATTTCCGGCCCTCCCATAGCCGAAAGTCTGCCCTTTGCCATGATGTCCGGCATGACCTTCGACAACCCGGCCATGACCGTTCGATTTATCCCATGGAACTCCCCGGATCAGATCCGGGCCATGATCGCAGGGGGACAGGTGGAGGGTGCCATCATCACCACGGCATCGGCATCCCTTTTCTACAACCGGGGTGTCCGTATCAGACTGGCGGCTCTCTTTGAAACATCCCTCTGGATTGTATCCACGGCAGATTCCGGAGATACCGGCCTGAATAGTCTCACTGGCACCATTCTTTTTCCCTTTGGCCACCGGGAAATGCCCGAACTGATCTTCAACGTTCTCATGGGGCCGCAATCTTCTGAACTCACCCGGCACCACACCGGTGGAGCCCTTGAAGCGGTAAACCTCCTGCTGCTCGGCAGAGGTCACCATGCCCTTCTGGCCGAACCAGCCGCAAGCCTTGCCCTTGTCCGCTCCGGGGAGATGGCCGCAAAAGGAGTCCCTGCCCTGATCAAGCACCTCGATCTGCGCACACTCTGGGAACAGAAATTCCTGGGAAAACCCCTCTATGTCAGCGGTTTTGCTGTTATCGGAGATACCCTTGCCAACCCCGCCATGGTCCATCGCATCCTTCTGGAGTACGAGAAAGGCCTTGTCCTTATGGCAGACCACCCCGAAAGAGCCCTTGCCATGGCTCAAAAAAACTTTCCCGCCCTGGCCGCTCAGTCTGATAATGGCAGCCTGCCCGGTGGGAATATCCGTATAACCCGTGGCCAAGAGGCCTTTTCCGATACCCTCTTTTTCCTGAATAAACTCTCTGAACAGGCTCCCCGGGCCATGGGAGGCCCTCTGCCCGGAGAAGACTTTTTTCTGGTGACGCAATGA
- a CDS encoding alkaline phosphatase, whose protein sequence is MSIFCSGKAGGKQCFCLLFVLVFVFLCLRLPAWADISLHKGKPAKYVFVFVGDGLGIPHRQAPEAFLAAMEGKNFGDVKMTMNTFPVQGVTTTYANDRFIIGSAASGTALASGFITNIGFIGMGPDLKPVRSIAHMAKEKGMKVGIVSSVSIDHATPAAFYANQPHRSMYHEIAHDLADSGFDYFGGGGFRDPEGTRSKAPKGDALEKARRNGYAIATDRRAFERAKSGQSLIAYNANLPDGKALPYAMDASEDDISLAEFTRKGIELLNNPKGFFMMVEGGKIDWASHANDAAATIHDTLAFDAAIAEAVAFARKHPKETLIVVTGDHECGGMTIGFAGTKYESAHEILKNQKISFQRFETILADYRKSHQGKTSFEDMIPLVEANFGLKFDGTGPMGLKDYEIRSLKEAFLHSMAGLREKGQGESYLLYGDYDPFSIKVTHILNQKAGIGWTSYSHTGAPVITSAMGVGEEVFNGYYHQSDLGKKLLSTMGFSPRYADAAPGAGDMRQAAVIGF, encoded by the coding sequence ATGTCCATTTTTTGTTCCGGAAAGGCCGGAGGAAAGCAATGTTTCTGTCTGCTTTTTGTGTTGGTCTTTGTTTTTTTATGCCTCCGTCTGCCCGCCTGGGCAGATATCTCCCTCCACAAGGGAAAACCTGCCAAATATGTTTTTGTGTTTGTGGGAGACGGTCTGGGTATCCCCCACCGTCAGGCTCCGGAGGCTTTTCTTGCCGCGATGGAAGGAAAGAACTTTGGTGATGTGAAAATGACCATGAACACCTTTCCGGTTCAGGGCGTCACCACCACCTATGCTAATGATCGCTTCATTATCGGCTCTGCCGCTTCCGGCACCGCCCTTGCTTCGGGATTTATTACTAATATCGGTTTCATCGGCATGGGGCCGGATCTCAAACCCGTGCGCAGCATTGCCCACATGGCTAAGGAAAAGGGCATGAAGGTGGGAATTGTTTCCAGTGTTTCCATTGATCATGCCACACCGGCGGCTTTTTACGCCAACCAGCCCCACCGCAGTATGTACCATGAAATTGCCCATGATCTTGCGGATAGCGGTTTTGATTATTTTGGCGGTGGAGGATTCAGAGATCCGGAAGGAACAAGATCCAAGGCTCCCAAAGGAGATGCTCTGGAGAAGGCCCGCAGAAACGGTTATGCCATTGCAACGGATCGTAGAGCCTTTGAAAGGGCTAAATCCGGCCAGAGCCTCATTGCGTACAATGCCAATCTTCCCGATGGCAAGGCTCTTCCCTATGCCATGGATGCTTCCGAAGACGATATTTCCCTTGCGGAATTTACCCGCAAGGGAATCGAGCTTTTGAACAATCCCAAGGGCTTTTTCATGATGGTGGAGGGTGGCAAGATTGACTGGGCCAGCCATGCCAATGATGCGGCGGCTACCATCCACGACACCCTGGCCTTTGATGCGGCCATTGCCGAAGCCGTTGCCTTTGCCAGAAAGCATCCTAAAGAAACCCTCATTGTCGTTACAGGCGATCATGAATGCGGTGGTATGACCATTGGTTTTGCGGGAACGAAATACGAGTCTGCCCACGAGATTCTTAAAAATCAGAAAATATCCTTTCAGCGATTTGAGACCATACTTGCGGACTACAGAAAAAGTCATCAGGGTAAAACCTCCTTTGAAGACATGATTCCCCTTGTGGAGGCCAATTTCGGGCTGAAGTTTGACGGAACCGGCCCCATGGGACTGAAGGATTACGAAATCCGCAGCCTTAAAGAAGCCTTTCTGCACAGCATGGCCGGACTCCGGGAAAAGGGACAGGGCGAATCCTACCTGCTTTATGGTGACTATGATCCCTTCAGCATCAAGGTCACCCACATTCTGAACCAGAAGGCGGGTATTGGCTGGACCTCCTACTCCCACACGGGCGCACCGGTTATCACCTCGGCCATGGGCGTAGGTGAAGAGGTGTTCAACGGCTACTACCACCAGTCCGATCTCGGTAAGAAGCTGCTTTCCACCATGGGCTTCAGTCCCCGCTACGCGGATGCTGCTCCCGGAGCAGGGGATATGCGTCAGGCTGCGGTTATCGGATTCTGA